One stretch of Tepiditoga spiralis DNA includes these proteins:
- the thpR gene encoding RNA 2',3'-cyclic phosphodiesterase produces the protein MEELRTFIALDSNIELKILLKDTIEKLNKMGFKANWTTTENIHLTLLFLGDLSMHKIAEIAYKIGERISGFPTFIFDVNNLGFFESENSPKNFWFGVSGQQTLHGLYKEIQKAVSLCEIEVQNEEFVPHITVGRIKKYPEHWKKLISSIDFETIKVPVNSVCIYSSTLTKKGPVYEKLYTIDFEGGVIING, from the coding sequence ATGGAAGAATTAAGAACCTTTATTGCTTTAGATTCAAATATAGAATTAAAAATATTATTAAAAGATACTATTGAAAAATTAAATAAAATGGGTTTCAAAGCAAACTGGACAACAACTGAAAATATACATTTAACACTTTTGTTTCTTGGAGATTTGTCTATGCATAAAATTGCCGAAATAGCTTATAAAATAGGAGAAAGAATATCTGGATTTCCTACATTTATTTTTGATGTAAATAATTTAGGATTTTTTGAATCTGAAAATTCACCTAAAAATTTTTGGTTTGGTGTAAGTGGTCAACAAACTTTACACGGATTATATAAAGAAATACAAAAAGCCGTTTCGCTTTGTGAAATAGAAGTACAAAATGAAGAATTTGTACCTCATATAACTGTAGGAAGAATTAAAAAATATCCTGAACACTGGAAAAAACTCATAAGTTCAATTGATTTTGAAACAATAAAGGTTCCAGTAAACTCTGTATGTATATATTCATCTACATTAACAAAAAAAGGTCCAGTTTATGAAAAGCTTTACACGATTGATTTTGAAGGAGGCGTAATTATTAATGGCTAA
- the recA gene encoding recombinase RecA — MAKSNNNVSKEDLLEKLVKELEKSHGAGSVMIMGKGVEARELSIVPTGCLSLDIALGVGGFPRGRIIEIYGNESSGKTTLTLQALAEVQKAGGVAAFVDAEHALDVTYAKNLGVDIDNLVISQPDYGEQALEIVDSLVRSNMLDIVVVDSVAALVPKTEIEGSMGDTHVGLQARLMSQALRKLAGSVNKSKTIVIFINQLRMKIGVMYGNPETTTGGIALKFYSSIRIEVRRGTQIKEGKDALGNETTLKVVKNKVAPPFKDAKVDMIYGRGIAKENDIFNLAVENGLIQRKGAWFSYINSTGEEVSLGQGKLNAIGYLTENPEIMDFMEYKIRENNNVKIPDELRKKFEVKKAKKENKSKDEKKNEEKEA; from the coding sequence ATGGCTAAATCCAATAATAATGTTAGCAAAGAAGATTTATTAGAAAAACTTGTAAAAGAATTAGAAAAAAGTCATGGTGCTGGTTCTGTCATGATTATGGGAAAAGGTGTAGAAGCACGTGAATTAAGTATTGTACCAACTGGTTGTTTATCATTGGATATAGCTCTTGGTGTTGGTGGATTTCCAAGAGGTAGAATTATAGAAATATATGGTAACGAATCATCCGGAAAAACCACTTTAACTCTTCAAGCACTTGCAGAAGTACAAAAAGCTGGAGGTGTAGCTGCATTTGTTGATGCTGAGCATGCCCTTGATGTAACTTATGCAAAAAATTTAGGTGTTGATATTGATAATTTGGTAATATCTCAACCTGATTATGGAGAACAAGCTTTAGAAATCGTTGATTCACTCGTGAGATCTAATATGTTAGATATTGTTGTAGTTGATTCTGTAGCTGCTTTAGTTCCTAAAACAGAAATAGAAGGTTCTATGGGAGATACTCATGTTGGACTACAAGCAAGATTAATGTCACAAGCTCTAAGAAAGTTAGCTGGTAGTGTTAATAAATCAAAAACTATAGTTATATTCATAAACCAATTAAGAATGAAAATTGGTGTAATGTATGGAAATCCAGAAACAACAACTGGTGGAATTGCATTAAAATTTTATTCAAGCATAAGAATTGAAGTTAGAAGAGGAACACAAATAAAAGAAGGCAAAGATGCTTTAGGCAATGAAACAACTTTAAAAGTAGTTAAAAACAAAGTTGCACCTCCATTTAAAGATGCAAAAGTAGATATGATTTATGGAAGAGGAATTGCAAAAGAAAACGATATTTTTAACCTTGCTGTTGAAAATGGATTAATTCAAAGAAAAGGTGCTTGGTTTTCTTATATTAATTCAACTGGCGAAGAAGTTAGTTTGGGTCAAGGAAAATTAAATGCAATTGGATATTTAACTGAAAATCCTGAAATTATGGATTTTATGGAATATAAAATTAGAGAAAATAATAATGTTAAAATACCTGATGAATTAAGAAAAAAATTTGAAGTAAAAAAAGCAAAAAAAGAAAATAAATCTAAAGATGAAAAGAAAAATGAAGAAAAAGAAGCCTAA